A genomic segment from Paraburkholderia hayleyella encodes:
- a CDS encoding MFS transporter: MKSVNSQKNLSWLGLAVLLTGGFVTIFDMFVVNLAIPAIRDDLQASFAQIGFVIAGYQLTFGMLLIAGGRLGDRYGRRKLYTLGMLAFTAASALCSFAPGAFFLILARALQGAAAALLLPQVYASIRIHFDEHGRRWAFGLLGMTFGVAAISGQIIGGTIVGNDLMGLGWRVIFLVNIPIGVAVVIFCKTIKESSVPHTIGLDWAGTVMASAGLGLILVPLMEGASLGWPVWTYVSLLAAIILLLAFIRYERYLSEKGGFPVIDMALFREHLFSGGTLVIFLVYSTSSSFFLCMALLLQTGFGLNPITAGLIFIPANVAFTLASLAAPKLVNRFGNGTIAAGALLYAASFAALIGQVTFMRGSALSLFVLTPMLFVFGIGQALSMTPVINLVLSLTPDRTAGMAAGLISTMQQVGGAFGVAIVGILFVDILNLSGVGEMQNSERYAKAFTGAMVYNFCAATVAACVIFWIDRMQKKRMAASLPKAA; this comes from the coding sequence ATGAAGTCTGTAAATTCTCAAAAAAATCTGTCATGGCTGGGTTTGGCAGTTTTATTGACCGGAGGTTTTGTCACTATCTTTGATATGTTCGTTGTTAATCTCGCTATTCCCGCAATTCGTGATGATTTGCAGGCGAGTTTTGCACAAATTGGTTTTGTCATTGCTGGTTATCAACTCACTTTTGGCATGTTGCTGATCGCTGGCGGGCGGCTTGGCGACCGGTATGGGCGGCGCAAGCTATACACACTTGGCATGCTTGCCTTTACCGCTGCATCCGCCCTATGCAGTTTTGCGCCAGGTGCATTTTTCCTGATTCTCGCCCGTGCCTTGCAAGGCGCCGCCGCTGCGCTGCTATTACCGCAGGTTTATGCCTCGATTCGTATCCATTTCGATGAACATGGACGCCGCTGGGCTTTCGGCCTGCTTGGCATGACATTCGGTGTTGCCGCAATTAGCGGGCAAATTATTGGAGGAACGATTGTCGGAAATGACTTAATGGGTTTGGGCTGGAGAGTGATTTTTCTGGTCAATATTCCCATCGGAGTCGCGGTGGTGATATTTTGCAAAACGATTAAAGAATCTAGCGTGCCGCACACAATCGGTCTTGACTGGGCTGGAACCGTAATGGCCAGTGCGGGGCTCGGGCTGATCCTTGTTCCATTGATGGAAGGGGCGAGCCTCGGATGGCCAGTCTGGACTTATGTTTCATTGCTTGCGGCGATCATCCTGTTGCTAGCATTTATACGATACGAACGGTATTTATCCGAAAAAGGCGGGTTCCCGGTTATCGATATGGCTTTATTTCGTGAGCATTTATTTTCTGGCGGCACACTTGTTATTTTTCTGGTCTATTCGACATCGTCATCGTTTTTTCTATGCATGGCTTTATTGCTGCAAACGGGATTCGGATTAAACCCCATTACTGCTGGCCTGATTTTCATACCCGCGAATGTCGCCTTCACCCTGGCCTCTCTTGCTGCGCCAAAACTTGTTAACCGTTTCGGTAACGGAACGATTGCAGCTGGCGCGCTGTTGTATGCCGCGAGTTTTGCCGCTCTGATAGGGCAGGTTACTTTCATGCGCGGTTCGGCGTTGTCCCTGTTTGTGCTTACACCCATGCTGTTTGTATTTGGCATCGGTCAGGCACTGTCCATGACGCCGGTGATCAATCTGGTTTTAAGCTTGACGCCCGACCGGACAGCGGGAATGGCGGCAGGGTTGATCTCCACGATGCAGCAAGTCGGTGGAGCATTCGGGGTCGCTATCGTCGGAATATTATTTGTCGATATTTTAAATTTAAGCGGCGTTGGCGAGATGCAGAACAGCGAGCGCTATGCCAAAGCGTTTACAGGCGCCATGGTCTACAACTTTTGCGCGGCTACTGTGGCGGCATGTGTGATTTTCTGGATCGACCGAATGCAGAAAAAACGCATGGCAGCCAGCTTGCCCAAAGCTGCATAG
- a CDS encoding GMC family oxidoreductase, producing MSVIQKKPVDAVIVGFGWTGSIMAMELAEAGLNVVALERGPARDTYPDFAYPKIVDELSYGIRYKLMQNLAGETVTVRHTPQDDALPYRQIGSFLPGNGVGGAGVHWNGMHWRATATDFKLRSHYEGRYGKAFIPANMTIQDWGITYDELEPFYDKFEYICGVSGQAGNVQGKILKGGNPFESPRSRGYPLPPLTNNLPASLFEQAARSLGLNPFAAPASNASAAYTNPYGMQLGPCNFCGFCERFGCYMYAKASPQTTIIPALMKKPNFELRTQAYVTRVNLDSTGKKATGVTYIDAQGNEVEQPADLVILAAYQFHNVRLLLLSKIGQQYDPKTERGTVGKNYAYQLNGSVSLFFDKDVHINPFIGSGGGGQVIDEFNGDNFDHGPLNFIGGAYTSVNTTGGRPIQQSVLPPGTPNWGAGWKAAMKEHYLHSMTIGTEGSVMSYRENFLDLDPTYRDAHGLPLLRMSFDWKDNDIRMSQYTTNQAAQIGRAMKPKQMAISTKQFGDHYDVRPYQTTHTTGGAIMGERPDTSVVNKYLQSWDVPNVFVLGASAFPQNFSYNPTGTVGALAYWAAHAIRTQYLKQPGALISV from the coding sequence ATGTCAGTCATCCAAAAAAAACCCGTTGATGCCGTTATCGTCGGCTTTGGCTGGACCGGCTCCATCATGGCGATGGAACTTGCCGAAGCCGGTCTGAATGTCGTGGCGCTGGAGCGCGGCCCCGCACGCGACACCTACCCCGATTTCGCCTATCCGAAGATCGTGGACGAACTGTCCTACGGCATCCGCTACAAGCTGATGCAAAACCTCGCCGGCGAAACGGTGACGGTGCGCCACACCCCACAAGACGATGCGCTGCCGTACCGGCAGATCGGCTCGTTCTTGCCTGGCAATGGCGTAGGCGGTGCGGGCGTGCACTGGAACGGCATGCACTGGCGCGCTACCGCCACCGATTTCAAGCTGCGCAGCCACTACGAAGGACGCTACGGCAAAGCGTTTATTCCAGCGAATATGACCATCCAGGATTGGGGCATCACCTACGACGAACTCGAACCGTTTTACGACAAATTCGAATACATCTGCGGCGTCTCAGGCCAGGCAGGCAACGTTCAGGGCAAGATCCTCAAGGGCGGCAATCCGTTCGAAAGCCCACGCTCGCGTGGCTATCCGCTGCCGCCGCTCACCAACAACCTGCCGGCCTCGTTGTTCGAGCAGGCCGCACGCTCGCTGGGTTTGAATCCGTTCGCCGCCCCCGCCTCGAACGCATCGGCAGCCTATACCAACCCCTATGGCATGCAACTGGGCCCTTGTAACTTCTGCGGCTTTTGCGAACGCTTTGGCTGCTACATGTATGCCAAGGCCTCACCGCAAACCACCATCATTCCGGCATTGATGAAAAAGCCGAACTTCGAGCTACGCACCCAGGCGTATGTGACACGCGTCAATCTGGATTCGACGGGCAAGAAAGCCACCGGCGTGACCTACATCGATGCTCAGGGAAACGAAGTCGAACAGCCCGCCGACCTCGTGATACTCGCGGCCTACCAGTTTCATAACGTGCGCCTGTTGCTGCTCTCGAAGATCGGCCAGCAATACGACCCGAAAACCGAACGCGGCACCGTCGGCAAAAACTACGCCTACCAGCTCAACGGCAGCGTTTCGCTGTTTTTCGACAAGGACGTGCATATCAACCCGTTCATCGGCTCAGGCGGCGGCGGCCAGGTCATCGACGAATTCAACGGCGACAACTTCGACCACGGCCCGCTGAACTTTATCGGTGGCGCCTACACCTCGGTCAACACCACGGGCGGACGACCGATCCAGCAATCGGTCCTGCCGCCCGGCACCCCGAACTGGGGCGCGGGCTGGAAAGCCGCGATGAAAGAGCACTACCTGCATTCGATGACGATCGGCACCGAAGGCTCGGTGATGTCATACCGTGAAAACTTCCTCGATCTCGATCCGACCTACCGCGATGCCCACGGTTTGCCGCTGTTGCGCATGTCCTTCGACTGGAAAGACAACGATATCCGCATGTCGCAATACACCACGAACCAGGCGGCGCAAATCGGCCGCGCGATGAAGCCCAAACAGATGGCGATCAGCACCAAGCAGTTCGGCGATCACTACGATGTCCGGCCTTACCAGACGACGCACACCACGGGTGGCGCGATCATGGGCGAGCGGCCCGATACCAGCGTGGTCAACAAGTATCTGCAAAGCTGGGATGTGCCGAATGTGTTCGTGCTGGGCGCGAGCGCTTTTCCGCAGAACTTCTCGTACAACCCAACGGGCACGGTCGGTGCACTGGCGTACTGGGCCGCGCATGCGATCCGGACGCAGTACCTGAAGCAGCCCGGCGCACTCATCAGCGTTTGA
- a CDS encoding c-type cytochrome, producing the protein MRARIVALALLLTPLLALLLTHAAHAAPATTTTAAASSPEALVQRGAYLARAGDCIACHTAAKGQPFAGGLPIDTPFGTIYSSNITPDKVTGIGSYTFADFDHAVREGKSKRYGHLYPAMPYPSYRILSHDDMRALYAYFMQGVTPVKQADRPTGLKFPFNIRMLMMGWNLLFIKGEPHYAYDATQSAQWNRGAYLIQGLAHCGACHTPHGVAGEEKAFSANGSKNARQYLGGETLGGWNAPTLTGDIRRGLAGWSADQIAEFLKTGRTAHSAAFGAMTDVINDSTQYLSNADLDAMAVYLKSLSAQPHAAPLQAASGATAAVEATAATNALRNGDLSARGARVYLDNCNACHRSDGTGAALTFPSLANNPVIRSPDPTSLIHIVLSGSKMPAAMLDPAPLAMPDFGWRLTDQQVADVLTFIRSSWGNHATAVDATSVARVRKQVDAEHVLKPKPKAK; encoded by the coding sequence ATGCGTGCCCGTATCGTGGCACTGGCTTTGCTGCTCACGCCGCTGCTCGCCTTGCTCCTGACTCATGCCGCCCATGCGGCCCCGGCAACAACGACGACAGCGGCGGCAAGCTCGCCCGAGGCACTCGTGCAACGCGGCGCCTATCTGGCGCGCGCGGGCGATTGCATTGCCTGCCACACCGCCGCCAAAGGCCAGCCATTCGCGGGTGGGCTGCCGATCGATACCCCCTTCGGCACGATCTACTCGTCCAATATCACGCCTGACAAGGTCACCGGGATCGGCAGCTATACCTTTGCCGACTTCGACCATGCCGTGCGTGAGGGCAAGTCGAAACGTTATGGCCACCTGTATCCCGCGATGCCCTATCCGTCGTACCGCATCCTCTCGCACGACGACATGCGAGCGCTCTACGCGTACTTCATGCAAGGCGTCACACCCGTGAAGCAGGCCGACCGGCCGACCGGGCTGAAGTTTCCGTTCAACATCCGCATGCTGATGATGGGCTGGAACCTGCTCTTCATCAAAGGCGAGCCGCACTATGCCTACGATGCAACGCAAAGCGCGCAGTGGAATCGCGGGGCCTATCTCATCCAGGGCCTCGCCCACTGCGGCGCCTGTCACACGCCGCATGGCGTGGCGGGCGAGGAGAAAGCGTTTAGCGCCAACGGCAGCAAAAACGCGCGCCAGTATCTTGGCGGCGAGACCCTCGGCGGCTGGAATGCGCCGACGCTCACTGGCGACATTCGCCGGGGTCTGGCGGGCTGGTCCGCAGACCAGATCGCCGAGTTCCTGAAAACTGGGCGGACAGCTCATAGCGCTGCATTTGGCGCCATGACGGACGTGATCAACGACAGCACGCAGTATCTGAGCAATGCCGATCTGGACGCGATGGCGGTGTATCTGAAAAGCCTGAGCGCCCAGCCGCATGCGGCTCCGTTGCAAGCCGCATCTGGCGCCACCGCTGCAGTAGAGGCAACGGCGGCGACGAACGCCCTGCGCAACGGCGATCTGAGCGCTCGTGGCGCGCGGGTCTATCTGGACAACTGCAATGCCTGCCATCGCTCGGATGGGACAGGCGCGGCGCTTACGTTCCCATCGCTGGCAAATAATCCGGTCATTCGTTCGCCCGATCCGACCTCGCTGATTCACATCGTGCTAAGCGGCTCAAAAATGCCAGCGGCCATGCTCGATCCCGCACCACTTGCCATGCCCGATTTCGGCTGGCGTTTGACTGACCAGCAAGTGGCGGATGTGCTGACTTTCATCCGCAGCAGTTGGGGCAACCATGCAACGGCAGTGGATGCCACAAGCGTTGCCCGAGTCAGAAAACAGGTCGATGCAGAACACGTGCTGAAGCCGAAGCCCAAAGCAAAATAA